From Cecembia calidifontis, one genomic window encodes:
- a CDS encoding ATP-dependent Clp protease ATP-binding subunit has protein sequence MEAKFSNRVKEVISLSREEALRLGHDYIGTEHLLLGMIREGEGVAVSILKKLGVPLDELRNSIERAVKGTANHNVKNLANIPLTRQSEKVLKITYLEAKIFKSQLIGTEHLLLSILRDEDNIATQILHKFDANYDAVKEMLEFQTNSGPRSKAEADDPDEDSSKLFGSSSGSGSSGAASKGSAEKSRTPVLDNFGRDLTKMAEEDKLDPIIGREKEIERVAQILSRRKKNNPILIGEPGVGKTAIAEGLALRIVQKKVSRVLFNKRVVTLDLASLVAGTKYRGQFEERMKAVMNELEKSPNVILFIDELHTIVGAGGASGSLDASNMFKPALARGEIQCIGATTLDEYRQYIEKDGALARRFQMVMVDATSPEETIQILNNIKDKYEDHHNVIYTPEAIEACVKLSDRYISDRFLPDKAIDILDEAGARVHINNIHVPEEILKLEEEVEKIKVEKNRVVKSQKYEEAAQLRDKEKKLLEQLENAKLKWEEESKTKRYVVDEDNVAEVIAMMTGIPAKRIAQNEGAKLLNMAEELKSKVIGQDEAIKKLVKAIQRTRVGLKDPKKPIGSFIFLGPTGVGKTELAKTLATYLFDKEDALVRIDMSEYMEKFSVSRLVGAPPGYVGYEEGGQLTEKVRRKPYSVVLLDEIEKAHPDVFNILLQVLDDGILTDGLGRRVDFRNTIIIMTSNIGVRDLKDFGAGIGFASKAKQQSMDDVMKSTIQSALKKAFSPEFLNRLDDVVVFNSLDKEHIHKIIDISLKKLFTRITDLGYKIQLTDKAKDFLAEKGYDQQYGARPLNRAIQKYLEDALAEEILKGDLSEGDVILADYSGEGDELTITVNKKEKAE, from the coding sequence ATGGAAGCAAAATTTTCAAACAGAGTCAAAGAGGTGATCTCCCTCAGCCGCGAAGAAGCACTGCGGTTGGGACATGATTACATTGGAACGGAACACCTCTTGTTGGGAATGATTCGTGAGGGGGAAGGAGTGGCTGTTTCCATACTGAAAAAGTTGGGAGTTCCTTTGGATGAACTCAGAAATTCTATTGAAAGAGCGGTAAAGGGTACAGCAAACCATAATGTCAAAAATCTGGCAAATATTCCATTGACCAGGCAGTCCGAAAAGGTATTGAAAATTACTTATCTGGAAGCAAAAATATTCAAAAGTCAACTAATAGGAACGGAGCATTTACTCCTTTCCATTTTAAGGGATGAAGACAATATTGCTACCCAGATCCTGCATAAGTTCGATGCCAATTATGATGCCGTTAAGGAAATGTTAGAATTCCAGACCAACAGCGGACCAAGATCTAAAGCTGAGGCGGATGATCCGGATGAGGATAGCTCAAAATTATTCGGTTCTTCTTCCGGTAGTGGTTCCTCAGGTGCTGCATCCAAAGGTTCTGCCGAGAAGTCCAGGACACCCGTGTTGGATAATTTCGGTAGGGATCTTACTAAAATGGCTGAAGAGGACAAATTGGATCCCATTATTGGTAGGGAAAAGGAAATTGAGCGAGTAGCCCAGATTCTTTCCCGTAGAAAGAAGAACAACCCTATATTGATCGGTGAGCCGGGAGTAGGTAAAACTGCCATTGCAGAAGGATTGGCCCTGAGAATCGTTCAGAAGAAAGTTTCCCGTGTGTTGTTCAATAAAAGGGTAGTTACCCTGGATTTGGCTTCTTTGGTAGCAGGTACCAAATACAGAGGACAATTCGAGGAGAGAATGAAGGCTGTGATGAACGAGCTGGAAAAATCACCTAATGTTATCCTGTTTATAGATGAGCTGCATACCATTGTAGGGGCAGGAGGAGCCAGTGGCTCTTTGGATGCTTCCAACATGTTTAAGCCTGCGCTTGCAAGAGGAGAAATCCAATGTATTGGTGCTACCACTTTGGATGAATACAGGCAATATATCGAAAAAGATGGTGCCTTGGCCAGAAGATTCCAGATGGTCATGGTAGATGCTACCTCTCCTGAAGAGACTATTCAGATTCTGAACAATATTAAGGATAAGTACGAAGATCACCACAATGTGATTTATACTCCTGAGGCTATTGAGGCCTGCGTGAAATTGTCAGACAGGTATATTTCTGATAGATTCCTTCCTGATAAGGCCATAGATATCTTGGATGAGGCCGGTGCCCGTGTGCATATCAACAATATCCATGTTCCGGAAGAAATTCTGAAGCTGGAGGAAGAGGTCGAAAAGATCAAGGTTGAGAAAAACAGGGTAGTGAAAAGCCAAAAGTATGAAGAGGCTGCCCAGTTGAGGGATAAGGAGAAAAAATTGCTTGAGCAATTGGAGAATGCTAAGTTAAAATGGGAAGAGGAAAGCAAGACGAAGCGTTACGTGGTCGATGAAGACAATGTAGCAGAAGTTATTGCTATGATGACCGGAATTCCTGCCAAACGTATTGCTCAGAACGAAGGAGCCAAGTTGCTCAATATGGCAGAGGAATTGAAAAGCAAAGTAATTGGTCAGGATGAAGCCATCAAGAAATTAGTCAAGGCTATCCAAAGAACCAGAGTGGGCTTGAAAGATCCTAAAAAACCCATTGGTTCATTTATCTTCCTTGGACCAACCGGAGTTGGTAAAACTGAGTTGGCCAAAACTTTGGCAACTTATCTCTTCGACAAGGAAGATGCCTTGGTAAGAATTGATATGTCCGAATACATGGAGAAATTCAGCGTGTCCAGATTGGTTGGAGCGCCTCCAGGTTATGTCGGATATGAAGAAGGCGGCCAACTGACTGAAAAGGTAAGAAGAAAGCCTTATTCTGTGGTGCTTTTGGATGAAATTGAAAAAGCACACCCAGATGTGTTCAATATCCTGCTTCAGGTCTTGGACGATGGAATCCTTACGGATGGTCTGGGCAGAAGAGTGGATTTCAGAAATACCATCATCATCATGACTTCAAATATCGGAGTCAGGGATCTTAAGGATTTTGGTGCAGGTATCGGGTTTGCTTCCAAAGCTAAACAACAGAGCATGGATGACGTCATGAAATCTACCATCCAAAGCGCACTGAAAAAAGCCTTTAGCCCTGAGTTCCTCAATAGATTGGATGATGTTGTTGTATTCAACTCTCTGGATAAGGAGCATATTCATAAGATCATTGATATCAGTCTGAAAAAACTCTTTACCCGAATCACTGATCTGGGTTATAAAATTCAATTGACAGACAAGGCGAAGGATTTCTTGGCTGAAAAAGGTTACGACCAGCAATATGGTGCAAGACCCCTGAACAGGGCCATCCAAAAATACCTCGAGGACGCTTTAGCCGAGGAGATATTGAAAGGAGATCTCAGTGAAGGTGATGTTATCCTTGCGGATTATTCCGGTGAAGGGGATGAACTTACCATCACAGTCAATAAAAAAGAAAAAGCTGAGTAA
- a CDS encoding TerC family protein, with the protein MEIFLATETWIALATLTFLEIVLGVDNIIFISIISNKLPEDQQEKARILGLAFAMLFRVGLLLGISYIIKFNDPLVTVFDFSLSGKDMILAFGGLFLLFKSTLEIHHKMEGIPEEVKSNSASSLSQVIFQIILLDVIFSFDSILTAVGLVKEVVVMIIAVIISMIVMMLFAGKISKFINKHPTLQILALSFLILIGFMLLVEGFHFEVPKGYIYFAVFFSLGVELINMRMRRNVEGKTVKLNPRIKQK; encoded by the coding sequence ATGGAAATCTTTCTCGCGACTGAAACATGGATAGCATTGGCTACCCTTACATTCCTGGAAATTGTCCTCGGAGTTGATAACATTATCTTTATCTCAATTATATCAAACAAACTCCCGGAAGATCAGCAGGAGAAAGCAAGAATATTAGGCTTGGCTTTTGCTATGCTTTTCAGAGTGGGCTTATTACTTGGAATTTCTTACATTATCAAATTCAATGATCCTCTGGTTACAGTTTTTGATTTCAGTTTAAGCGGGAAAGATATGATTTTGGCCTTTGGAGGATTGTTTTTATTGTTCAAATCGACCTTGGAGATCCATCACAAGATGGAAGGGATTCCGGAGGAAGTCAAATCCAACTCGGCCAGCAGTTTATCCCAAGTGATATTTCAGATTATTTTATTGGATGTGATATTTTCATTTGACAGTATTCTTACCGCAGTGGGTCTGGTAAAGGAGGTGGTCGTAATGATCATTGCTGTGATTATTTCCATGATAGTCATGATGTTGTTTGCCGGGAAAATCAGCAAATTCATCAACAAGCACCCTACACTTCAGATCTTAGCGCTATCTTTCCTGATCTTGATCGGATTTATGTTGTTGGTGGAGGGCTTCCATTTTGAAGTACCCAAAGGATATATCTACTTTGCAGTTTTCTTCTCTCTGGGAGTGGAACTTATCAATATGCGGATGAGACGGAATGTGGAGGGAAAGACAGTAAAACTCAATCCAAGAATCAAGCAGAAATAA
- a CDS encoding molybdopterin cofactor-binding domain-containing protein, whose translation MTIVKTKLNRRSFLKASALAGGGMMLSFSWLAGCKPSPKEVALGLPDEWFELNSYIKIGENGAISLMSPNPEFGSNVKTSMPMILADELDMDWKNVFVEQADFYPERYDRQFTGGSQGIRQGWKPLRTAGATARLMLVQAAAQTWDVSPNEITTEAGMIHHKGSGKKAGYGEMASLAATLPIPEEVELKAIKDFSIIGTSRKNVDAGKIVTGKPLFTMDFKKEGMLIAMVALPPAFGMKVKSFNAESVKSMPGIKDVFSFQVHKEDYEQNMFDTTTHPELIAIVGNSTWEVMQAKKQLQAEWEKAPERKFIMSGWGGNKSTVRVPAGLESTDGHLAKMEEYSKKPGNILRRDGDPESAFKKASKILERSYNAPYLAHNCMEPVNCYAHVTADHAEVYGPIQAPESIMNALTHRLGLPKDKIQINLARMGGGFGQRAYGHHLVEAAVISQKVGAPIKLMYTREDDMSYGIYRPTYTATYRAALDENNNLLAFHVKAGGIPESPIYPNRFPAGAIDNYLAESWQIESNITIGAFRAPRSNFMAAAEQAFLDELAEVMGKDPIDFRLELLERAKNNPVGSNNDYDPERYAGVLKLVREKSDWDNPKPGVHRGVSAYFCHNSYVAEVIDLKLEGNKPIVENVFAAADCGIVINPDAAINMGEGAIVDGIGNAFFGELTFKDGVPQKNNFTNYRMIRMPEAPKKVEVHFAKNEHDPTGLGEPFFPPVFAAVSNALYKATGRRLYNQPYLKELESGITRM comes from the coding sequence ATGACAATTGTAAAGACAAAACTCAATAGAAGATCATTTCTCAAGGCCTCTGCCCTGGCAGGTGGCGGCATGATGCTGAGCTTTAGCTGGCTGGCGGGATGTAAGCCTAGCCCCAAGGAAGTTGCCCTTGGTTTGCCTGATGAATGGTTTGAACTGAACAGTTATATCAAAATTGGAGAAAACGGGGCAATTTCTTTGATGTCACCAAATCCCGAATTCGGTTCCAACGTCAAAACCTCCATGCCGATGATCCTGGCAGATGAACTGGATATGGACTGGAAAAATGTATTTGTAGAGCAGGCTGATTTTTATCCGGAACGGTATGACAGGCAGTTTACAGGAGGAAGTCAGGGCATTCGGCAAGGTTGGAAACCACTGCGCACAGCAGGTGCTACTGCCAGATTGATGCTTGTCCAGGCAGCAGCCCAGACATGGGATGTTTCCCCCAATGAAATTACGACCGAAGCGGGAATGATCCATCATAAAGGCAGCGGTAAAAAAGCAGGATATGGAGAAATGGCCTCTTTGGCCGCAACCCTGCCCATCCCGGAAGAAGTGGAACTGAAGGCTATCAAAGACTTTAGCATCATCGGCACCTCCAGGAAAAATGTGGATGCCGGAAAAATTGTAACAGGTAAACCATTGTTTACCATGGATTTCAAAAAGGAGGGCATGCTGATTGCCATGGTAGCGCTGCCTCCGGCTTTTGGCATGAAAGTAAAATCCTTCAATGCCGAATCGGTTAAATCCATGCCGGGTATTAAAGATGTATTCAGCTTTCAAGTCCATAAAGAGGATTACGAACAGAATATGTTTGATACCACCACCCATCCTGAGCTTATTGCCATAGTCGGAAATTCTACTTGGGAAGTGATGCAGGCCAAAAAGCAATTACAGGCGGAATGGGAAAAAGCCCCTGAAAGAAAATTTATCATGAGCGGATGGGGGGGAAATAAATCAACTGTAAGAGTTCCTGCCGGATTGGAAAGTACAGATGGTCACCTGGCGAAAATGGAGGAATACTCCAAAAAGCCCGGAAACATCCTTCGTCGGGATGGCGATCCTGAATCCGCCTTTAAAAAAGCCAGCAAAATCCTGGAACGTAGCTACAATGCTCCCTACCTGGCTCATAACTGTATGGAACCGGTCAATTGCTATGCCCATGTCACGGCAGACCATGCGGAAGTATATGGCCCCATACAGGCACCTGAGTCCATCATGAATGCATTGACCCATAGATTGGGACTACCAAAGGATAAAATCCAGATCAATCTGGCAAGAATGGGAGGCGGATTTGGTCAAAGAGCCTACGGACACCATTTGGTCGAGGCCGCTGTCATATCACAAAAAGTGGGGGCACCCATCAAATTGATGTACACCCGGGAAGATGACATGAGCTATGGTATCTACCGGCCTACCTATACCGCTACTTATAGGGCTGCCTTGGATGAAAACAACAACCTTCTTGCATTCCATGTAAAAGCAGGAGGAATCCCTGAGAGTCCCATTTATCCCAACAGGTTCCCCGCAGGTGCCATTGACAATTACTTAGCGGAGAGTTGGCAAATCGAATCCAATATTACCATTGGGGCATTTAGGGCACCAAGATCCAATTTTATGGCTGCGGCTGAACAAGCATTTCTGGATGAACTTGCGGAAGTGATGGGCAAAGACCCCATTGATTTCAGATTGGAACTCTTAGAAAGGGCCAAAAATAATCCGGTCGGTTCGAATAATGATTACGATCCCGAAAGATATGCCGGTGTCTTGAAATTGGTCAGGGAAAAATCCGACTGGGACAATCCAAAACCAGGAGTTCACCGAGGGGTGTCCGCTTATTTCTGTCACAATTCCTATGTGGCAGAAGTAATTGACCTAAAATTGGAAGGTAATAAACCCATAGTCGAAAATGTATTTGCTGCAGCTGATTGCGGTATTGTCATCAACCCTGATGCTGCTATCAATATGGGGGAAGGCGCCATCGTCGACGGTATTGGAAATGCCTTCTTTGGAGAACTCACCTTCAAAGATGGTGTACCTCAAAAGAACAACTTCACCAATTACCGAATGATCCGCATGCCAGAAGCACCCAAAAAGGTAGAAGTCCATTTTGCAAAAAATGAACATGACCCTACAGGACTAGGGGAACCCTTCTTCCCTCCTGTATTTGCGGCTGTTTCCAATGCGCTTTATAAAGCAACCGGAAGAAGGCTGTACAACCAACCTTATTTGAAGGAACTGGAGTCAGGGATCACCAGGATGTAA
- a CDS encoding (2Fe-2S)-binding protein produces MATFNLNINGKSQSVDVDPSTPILWVLRDHLDLVGTKYGCGVAACGACTILMNRNAIRSCVTPVSAAEGAKITTIEGLSENGDHPVQKAWLEHDVPQCGYCQAGQIMSAVALLDSNPSPSDEDIDNAMNGNICRCGTYVRIKKAIKTAAKS; encoded by the coding sequence ATGGCAACATTCAATCTCAATATCAACGGGAAATCCCAATCAGTGGATGTGGATCCTTCAACTCCGATTCTTTGGGTTTTGAGAGACCATTTGGATCTTGTAGGCACCAAATACGGTTGTGGAGTGGCAGCTTGCGGAGCCTGCACCATACTGATGAACAGAAATGCCATCAGATCTTGTGTGACTCCTGTTTCGGCTGCCGAAGGTGCTAAAATCACCACGATAGAAGGTTTGTCCGAAAACGGTGACCATCCGGTACAAAAAGCCTGGCTGGAGCACGATGTGCCACAATGCGGTTATTGTCAGGCAGGACAGATCATGAGTGCAGTGGCTTTACTGGATAGCAATCCCAGTCCAAGTGACGAGGACATTGACAATGCGATGAACGGAAATATCTGCCGTTGCGGCACTTATGTACGGATAAAGAAAGCGATCAAAACTGCTGCAAAATCCTAA
- a CDS encoding TonB-dependent receptor plug domain-containing protein, which translates to MIFFLLHVQVWGQEKTVSDTLPTRDLGELVVTATRQQESILKAPVSVEKLNLQAIQQSAQPGFFEAIQNLKGVQVITPSLGFRVINARGFAHTTNVRFVQLVDGVDNQAPHIGAPIANSLGPNDLDILSVEIIPGSASALYGMNAINGIAHFITKNPFDFPGISINQKIGINNINSPDSESTPFYETNLRIAETWNAKWGLKFNGSWMQGTDWHANNQQDLNPLANRTTGLSADQNPGADRVNQYGDEASNRRTLTLDGIRYVVSRTGYAEKEVADYGLKNLKGDVSLFFRPKEHLELSYTFRAAHQNNIYQRTNRFRLEDYRIQQHSLTFQSPKIQFRTYLTQENTGDSYNIRSMAENIDRSFKSDNQWFSDFSRHYLEASGAGMGVADAMNLARSLADQGRILPNTPEMAAKIEELRNINNWDIGAALRVQARLFHAEYQQDISSWLLPRNPDLQVMYGLDYRTYIIVPDGNYFINPAEPGENLNYWKTGGFIQGTKTFWQDRFKVNAVLRLDKYLYFEPRLNPRLAAVYTPSPQQSFRFSVQSGYRFPSIFEGFSNINSGGRKRIGGLPIMSAGIFENSFTQASITQYQRAVQSDVNTNGLDLAEAIRRNEGLLAKTDYTYLEPEQATSLEGGYRAELLGGKFALDADLYLNRFRNLIAQLDANVPQTSKSDSIGYYFLQNSTQDLYRLWTNSKTVSLNYGGSLGLSYNFFKGFRLGGNFTYARLSRQTRGDGLEDGFNTPEWNYNLSLGNPNLYKSLGFQFNFRQQAGFLWESALATGWVEGYSTLDAQLTVGIFKNLGSVKLGATNALNRYYYSFLGGPKIGGFYYTSLTFGF; encoded by the coding sequence GTGATATTCTTTTTACTCCATGTTCAGGTTTGGGGTCAGGAAAAAACAGTATCGGACACGCTCCCAACCAGGGACCTAGGCGAACTGGTCGTCACTGCCACCCGGCAGCAGGAAAGTATCCTCAAAGCTCCCGTCAGTGTAGAAAAGTTGAATCTACAAGCCATTCAACAATCTGCCCAACCTGGATTTTTTGAGGCGATTCAAAACCTAAAGGGCGTACAGGTCATCACGCCGAGTTTGGGATTCAGGGTTATCAACGCCCGCGGTTTTGCCCATACCACCAATGTACGGTTTGTCCAGCTCGTGGACGGTGTGGACAATCAGGCACCACATATTGGGGCCCCGATTGCCAATTCACTTGGCCCCAACGATTTGGATATACTCTCGGTAGAAATCATCCCTGGATCTGCCTCGGCCCTGTATGGTATGAACGCCATCAACGGGATCGCCCATTTCATTACCAAAAATCCTTTTGACTTTCCTGGGATTTCCATCAATCAGAAAATTGGTATAAACAACATTAATTCCCCGGATTCGGAAAGTACGCCTTTTTATGAAACCAACCTTCGGATAGCCGAGACCTGGAATGCCAAGTGGGGACTGAAATTCAACGGCTCCTGGATGCAAGGTACCGATTGGCACGCCAACAACCAGCAGGACCTCAACCCATTGGCGAATAGGACGACCGGCTTGTCTGCCGACCAAAACCCAGGAGCAGACCGAGTCAACCAATATGGCGATGAAGCATCCAACAGAAGGACGCTGACCCTCGACGGTATCCGCTATGTGGTGAGCCGCACGGGCTATGCCGAAAAGGAAGTGGCCGACTATGGGCTGAAAAACCTCAAGGGCGATGTTTCCTTGTTTTTTAGGCCAAAAGAGCATCTAGAACTCTCCTACACTTTCCGTGCTGCCCATCAAAACAATATCTACCAGCGGACCAATCGCTTTAGGTTAGAGGACTATCGAATCCAACAGCACTCATTGACCTTTCAGTCCCCAAAAATCCAATTCAGGACCTATCTGACCCAGGAAAACACAGGGGATTCTTACAACATCAGATCGATGGCCGAAAACATAGACCGGAGTTTCAAATCAGACAACCAGTGGTTTTCCGATTTTTCCAGACATTACCTTGAAGCTTCAGGAGCTGGCATGGGAGTTGCAGACGCGATGAATCTGGCAAGATCTCTTGCCGACCAAGGAAGGATTCTTCCCAACACGCCTGAAATGGCTGCAAAAATCGAGGAACTCAGAAACATCAACAATTGGGATATTGGAGCTGCACTAAGGGTACAGGCAAGGCTTTTCCACGCCGAATATCAACAGGATATCAGTTCCTGGCTCTTGCCGAGGAATCCCGACCTCCAGGTCATGTATGGCTTGGACTATAGAACCTACATTATCGTGCCGGATGGGAATTATTTTATCAATCCGGCGGAACCAGGCGAAAACCTGAATTATTGGAAAACGGGTGGGTTTATACAAGGAACAAAGACCTTTTGGCAGGACCGGTTCAAGGTCAATGCAGTGCTCCGTTTGGACAAGTACCTTTATTTCGAGCCAAGGCTCAATCCGAGGTTGGCAGCGGTCTATACCCCTTCACCACAGCAAAGTTTTCGCTTTTCGGTACAGAGTGGCTACCGGTTCCCGAGTATTTTCGAGGGCTTTTCCAACATCAACAGCGGTGGCAGAAAGCGGATTGGCGGCTTGCCGATCATGTCGGCGGGTATTTTTGAAAACAGCTTCACCCAAGCCTCCATCACCCAATACCAGCGTGCTGTCCAATCAGACGTGAATACCAATGGCCTTGATCTTGCTGAGGCAATCCGCCGAAACGAAGGCCTGTTGGCAAAAACAGACTACACCTATCTCGAACCCGAGCAGGCAACCAGCCTGGAGGGCGGCTATCGCGCCGAGTTGCTTGGAGGGAAATTTGCCTTAGATGCCGACCTCTACCTGAACAGGTTCCGTAATCTCATCGCCCAATTGGATGCCAACGTGCCCCAAACCTCCAAAAGTGACAGCATCGGTTACTATTTCCTTCAAAACTCCACCCAAGACCTTTACCGCCTTTGGACCAATTCCAAGACGGTAAGTTTGAATTATGGAGGTAGCCTTGGCCTCAGCTACAACTTTTTTAAGGGATTTCGGCTCGGTGGCAACTTCACCTACGCAAGACTCTCCCGACAAACTAGGGGTGATGGTTTGGAAGATGGATTCAACACGCCGGAATGGAATTACAACCTGTCTTTGGGAAACCCCAATTTGTACAAGTCCCTGGGATTTCAGTTCAACTTCCGGCAGCAGGCAGGCTTTCTCTGGGAATCCGCCTTGGCCACGGGATGGGTAGAGGGCTATTCTACGCTGGATGCACAGCTTACTGTGGGGATATTCAAAAACCTTGGAAGTGTCAAGTTGGGTGCTACAAATGCTCTCAACAGGTATTATTATTCCTTTTTGGGTGGCCCCAAGATTGGAGGGTTTTACTACACGAGTCTGACTTTTGGGTTTTGA
- a CDS encoding carboxymuconolactone decarboxylase family protein encodes MNIQIRFFLTFLLIPILTNIQAQIPEINSRKERAELKFKELFAGEMSESPSDPELLQNLRNFIYGEVFYFGNLDDKTRELITITALTTMQMLPQLESHAHAALNIGVSPIEIRESVYQLASFIGYPKVLNAVNAINNVFESRSITLPLSPQGTVKESERLEKGSEIQFPLYGDGMKQNMKDLPEEFSEFIPDMLTKTLFGDYYTRQGLDLQTRELLILAALTTMGGTERQLASHAIGNLKAGNSKETMLSAMVQLYPYIGFPRISNAIKVIMETPNP; translated from the coding sequence ATGAATATTCAAATCAGATTTTTCTTAACCTTCTTGCTTATCCCGATTTTAACAAATATCCAGGCACAAATCCCTGAAATCAATTCCAGAAAGGAAAGGGCTGAATTGAAGTTTAAGGAACTATTTGCCGGAGAAATGAGCGAAAGTCCTTCTGATCCTGAATTATTACAAAATTTGCGAAATTTCATCTATGGTGAAGTGTTTTACTTTGGAAATCTCGATGATAAAACCAGGGAACTTATAACCATCACGGCTTTGACTACCATGCAAATGCTTCCACAATTGGAATCCCATGCTCACGCTGCTTTGAATATTGGAGTTTCTCCAATAGAAATTCGGGAATCTGTATATCAATTGGCATCATTTATCGGTTATCCAAAAGTATTAAATGCGGTAAATGCGATCAATAATGTTTTTGAGTCTAGAAGTATTACGCTTCCCCTTTCACCCCAAGGGACTGTAAAAGAATCAGAAAGACTGGAGAAGGGAAGTGAAATACAATTTCCCCTTTATGGAGATGGAATGAAGCAAAATATGAAGGACTTGCCAGAGGAATTCTCGGAATTTATTCCCGATATGCTTACCAAAACCTTGTTTGGAGATTATTACACTAGACAGGGACTTGACTTGCAAACACGGGAATTGTTGATTTTGGCGGCATTGACTACAATGGGGGGCACAGAAAGACAGCTGGCTTCCCATGCCATAGGGAATTTAAAAGCCGGAAACAGTAAAGAAACGATGCTATCAGCCATGGTACAGCTATATCCTTACATTGGATTTCCAAGAATTTCCAATGCAATAAAAGTGATCATGGAAACTCCAAATCCATAG
- a CDS encoding helix-turn-helix domain-containing protein produces MERSESLEEFYKRKFNWLPENIRNDIGYFNMFRLEPYSHGKLTSIPYRRRDFYKIMLVKGHGTVYYADQVIEVKKQALSFSNPLIPYKWEHHEELQGQYCIFNQHFMSHFGNIMQYEIFQPTGNHVFELTDEQVIEIEEVFQKMEKDFKSDYKYKYDSIRNHIFELIHYGLKLQPNTLNDRQPFNASHRITAMFTELLERQFPIEDNHPKLDIRTPSEFAEHLNVHVNHLNRALKEVTGKTTSQIIQDRLLQESKVLLKHSKWNVGEIAYALGFTEVTHFNNFFKKHVDTSPMRFREE; encoded by the coding sequence ATGGAACGGAGTGAGAGTTTAGAGGAATTTTACAAAAGAAAATTCAATTGGCTTCCAGAGAATATAAGGAATGACATCGGGTATTTTAACATGTTCCGTTTGGAGCCTTATTCCCATGGCAAACTAACTTCTATTCCCTATCGTCGCAGGGATTTTTACAAAATCATGTTGGTCAAAGGCCATGGCACAGTCTATTATGCCGATCAGGTCATTGAGGTAAAGAAGCAGGCTTTATCTTTTTCCAATCCTCTGATACCCTACAAATGGGAACATCATGAGGAACTTCAGGGACAATATTGCATTTTCAACCAACATTTTATGAGCCATTTTGGCAATATAATGCAGTATGAAATTTTCCAGCCAACGGGAAACCATGTTTTTGAATTGACAGATGAGCAGGTTATTGAAATTGAGGAAGTCTTCCAAAAGATGGAAAAGGATTTCAAATCGGATTACAAATACAAATACGACAGCATACGCAACCACATCTTCGAACTGATCCACTATGGGCTCAAGTTGCAGCCCAATACCTTGAATGACCGGCAGCCATTTAATGCTTCCCACAGAATCACCGCCATGTTTACCGAATTGCTGGAAAGACAATTTCCCATAGAGGATAACCACCCGAAGTTGGATATCCGTACTCCATCCGAATTTGCGGAGCACCTCAATGTCCATGTCAACCATCTTAACCGTGCCCTTAAGGAAGTCACCGGAAAAACCACCTCACAGATCATTCAGGACAGGCTTTTACAGGAATCAAAAGTCCTGCTCAAACACAGCAAATGGAACGTGGGGGAAATTGCCTATGCCCTGGGTTTTACGGAAGTGACCCATTTCAACAACTTTTTCAAAAAGCATGTCGATACCAGTCCGATGAGGTTTAGGGAAGAGTAA